Proteins encoded together in one uncultured Sphaerochaeta sp. window:
- a CDS encoding class II aldolase/adducin family protein translates to MELQEAKQAVLEATKKLVASQLVARTWGNISCRVGEEHFLITPSGKSYEHLTEDQLVLVSLEGLAYTGSLKPSSEKGIHALVYRTHPQVNCVIHTHQEMASLMSLVGNDLSISDEWRELLGEIIPTSRYGLPGTKALMNQVGRILKGYASPAVLMANHGALCFGSSPQEAFSIAEALEGVCKEQVFRLSPLLSSLNGEVQIRAFARRDGEEVTYTTNDSPSLQAMGNQIMKSKKDCNYILLLTSQEVLEVSERGKTLHAFLDDFAQIAGPSVEIVQEKPTGFHGLKHRDALIVQKVGAFCMGSSESEAHAVATLVQKNSKAALLRLSCAQVKPLPYLDTHLMRYVYKEKYAKLACSSTKSTGSTS, encoded by the coding sequence ATGGAACTTCAGGAAGCAAAACAAGCGGTACTGGAGGCAACGAAGAAATTGGTTGCCTCGCAGTTGGTTGCAAGAACATGGGGAAATATCAGCTGTAGGGTAGGGGAAGAACATTTTCTAATTACCCCCAGTGGTAAGTCCTATGAGCACCTGACGGAGGACCAATTGGTATTGGTCTCGCTGGAGGGACTAGCGTATACAGGCTCCCTGAAACCTTCCTCCGAGAAAGGAATCCATGCCTTGGTCTATAGAACGCATCCCCAAGTAAACTGTGTCATACACACCCATCAGGAGATGGCTTCTCTGATGAGTCTGGTTGGCAATGACCTATCCATCAGCGATGAGTGGAGAGAATTGCTTGGAGAGATCATACCCACCTCACGATATGGATTACCAGGTACCAAGGCATTGATGAATCAGGTAGGCAGGATACTAAAGGGCTATGCAAGCCCTGCAGTCCTGATGGCTAACCATGGTGCACTCTGTTTTGGATCCAGTCCTCAAGAGGCTTTCAGCATTGCTGAAGCCTTGGAAGGAGTATGTAAGGAGCAGGTCTTCAGGCTCTCCCCACTTCTATCTTCTCTCAATGGGGAGGTGCAAATACGTGCTTTTGCAAGGAGAGATGGAGAGGAAGTGACGTATACAACCAATGATTCTCCTTCATTGCAGGCAATGGGGAACCAGATAATGAAGAGTAAGAAGGATTGCAATTATATCCTCTTGCTTACCTCCCAGGAGGTTCTGGAGGTAAGCGAAAGAGGTAAAACATTGCATGCGTTTCTCGACGATTTCGCACAGATTGCCGGTCCTTCCGTAGAGATAGTTCAAGAGAAACCTACTGGCTTTCACGGTCTCAAGCATCGCGATGCGCTGATTGTGCAAAAAGTAGGGGCGTTTTGTATGGGCAGCAGTGAATCGGAGGCTCATGCGGTAGCGACACTGGTCCAGAAGAACAGCAAAGCCGCATTGCTTAGGCTCTCTTGTGCACAGGTGAAACCACTTCCTTATCTGGATACCCATCTGATGCGGTATGTGTACAAGGAGAAGTATGCTAAGCTTGCCTGTTCATCCACGAAGAGTACAGGCAGCACTTCATGA
- a CDS encoding BCCT family transporter, translating into MVFFTSASLIIGFVIVSVFFNEMLGNIFNPLLNGISTNAGWFFTLAVNIILLFVLYLMFSRYGDIRLGGDDAEPDFSTLSWFAMLFSAGMGIGLLFYGVAEPMFHFMVPPVPADSAAEAAQNAMKYTFLHWGLHPWAIYALVALALAFFSFNKGQPLSIRSIFYPILGEKINGGWGNLIDILATIATLFGVATSLGFGVQQINAGLNHLTGLEQSPLVQLFLIAGITTIATISVVRGLDAGIRKLSELNIWLALALLLFVFVFGPTLFIANGFVENIGAYLSSFAEIATWNETFENASWQNDWTVFYWAWWIAWSPFVGMFIARVSRGRTIREFLMGVLLIPTLVTFLWITVFGNSALYIDLFKGGNLGQGVTENVPLSLFLLLEHFPLSSVLSVLGVLVVVSFFVTSSDSGSMVIDIITAGGNPDPPIPQRLFWAILEGVVAAALLLSGGLVALQSAVIATGLPFAVVLLLLTYSLKKGLNEYTGVQTFSVKTGKLKTRHFQIESGEAPLVRFHKKSKKKKQEETNV; encoded by the coding sequence GTGGTATTTTTCACCTCCGCTTCCCTTATCATAGGATTTGTCATTGTTTCGGTATTCTTCAACGAGATGCTGGGGAATATATTCAACCCTCTCCTTAATGGAATCTCAACCAACGCCGGTTGGTTTTTCACGCTGGCAGTGAACATTATCCTGCTGTTCGTGCTCTATCTGATGTTCAGCCGTTATGGGGATATACGACTGGGAGGGGACGATGCTGAACCGGATTTCAGTACTCTCAGCTGGTTTGCCATGCTCTTCTCCGCTGGAATGGGTATAGGCCTGCTCTTCTACGGTGTGGCAGAACCAATGTTCCATTTTATGGTTCCCCCGGTTCCTGCTGATTCTGCGGCCGAAGCTGCACAGAATGCCATGAAGTATACATTCCTCCACTGGGGTCTGCATCCATGGGCAATTTACGCACTGGTTGCGCTTGCCTTGGCTTTCTTCAGTTTCAATAAGGGCCAACCGCTGTCCATCAGATCAATTTTCTATCCAATTCTTGGTGAGAAGATCAACGGGGGATGGGGTAATCTGATAGACATCCTGGCAACCATCGCTACGTTGTTTGGTGTTGCCACCTCCCTCGGATTTGGTGTACAGCAGATCAATGCAGGACTGAATCACCTCACCGGTCTCGAGCAGAGCCCTCTTGTGCAGCTGTTTCTTATAGCAGGGATTACCACGATTGCCACAATCTCAGTAGTCAGGGGTCTTGATGCCGGTATTAGAAAACTTTCAGAGCTCAATATTTGGCTTGCTCTTGCACTGTTGTTGTTTGTATTCGTCTTTGGCCCTACGCTCTTTATTGCAAACGGGTTTGTCGAGAATATTGGTGCTTATCTCTCTTCGTTCGCTGAGATAGCTACATGGAATGAAACATTTGAGAATGCATCCTGGCAGAATGACTGGACTGTCTTCTACTGGGCTTGGTGGATCGCTTGGTCTCCCTTTGTGGGCATGTTTATTGCTCGTGTCTCCAGGGGCAGGACCATCCGGGAATTCCTTATGGGAGTACTTTTGATCCCGACACTCGTTACCTTCTTGTGGATCACTGTATTTGGTAATTCTGCCCTCTATATTGACCTATTCAAGGGAGGTAATCTTGGCCAAGGGGTAACCGAGAATGTACCGCTTTCTCTCTTCCTTCTGTTGGAACATTTCCCGCTCTCTTCAGTTCTATCTGTTCTTGGGGTATTGGTTGTGGTGAGTTTCTTTGTCACCTCATCTGATTCCGGTTCCATGGTAATCGATATCATTACAGCTGGTGGTAATCCAGATCCACCAATTCCCCAGCGGCTTTTTTGGGCAATCCTGGAAGGTGTGGTGGCAGCTGCCCTGTTACTCAGTGGAGGCCTTGTTGCGCTCCAGTCAGCGGTCATTGCAACTGGGCTCCCCTTTGCGGTAGTCCTGCTTCTGCTTACCTATAGCCTTAAGAAGGGCTTGAACGAGTATACCGGGGTGCAGACGTTCTCTGTGAAAACGGGAAAACTGAAGACCCGTCATTTCCAGATTGAGAGTGGAGAGGCTCCTCTTGTGAGATTCCATAAGAAATCCAAGAAAAAAAAGCAGGAGGAAACGAATGTTTAA
- a CDS encoding serine protease, whose amino-acid sequence MFKQISQKYAGGCFFLLRQQEDVVVFLGTAFLVHEQGYLLTATYLLEENYEGLMVARPSNPEAFSPLSLDVVQAIPVEVIKADHTTNTALIHFTKPLIIDTPDHMVGNVESVQLGSSVLGFGFPFGHEDLQNLAVQSGIIASKVSLRDSVNLFLFDRAMHTGMAGGPLVNYDDGRVIGIMMGLFVPKEEGGDFVRGSLPGYESSFSYAISIEYGKAMLEELGLTLR is encoded by the coding sequence ATGTTTAAACAGATCAGTCAAAAATATGCAGGTGGATGCTTTTTCTTGTTACGACAGCAAGAGGATGTAGTGGTCTTTCTGGGAACGGCCTTTCTCGTACATGAACAGGGATATCTCCTTACTGCCACCTACTTGCTGGAAGAGAACTATGAGGGTTTGATGGTAGCTCGACCCAGCAATCCAGAGGCGTTCTCTCCACTCAGTCTTGATGTGGTCCAGGCAATCCCTGTGGAGGTTATCAAAGCCGATCATACAACCAATACTGCGCTGATTCATTTCACGAAGCCCCTGATCATCGATACCCCTGACCATATGGTAGGAAATGTTGAGTCCGTACAACTGGGTTCTTCGGTACTTGGATTTGGATTCCCTTTCGGACATGAGGACCTTCAGAACCTTGCAGTACAGAGTGGAATTATTGCCTCTAAAGTTTCACTCAGGGATTCTGTGAATCTTTTTCTGTTCGACCGAGCCATGCATACTGGGATGGCAGGAGGTCCGCTGGTCAATTATGACGATGGAAGAGTCATTGGTATCATGATGGGCCTTTTTGTTCCAAAAGAAGAGGGTGGGGATTTTGTCAGGGGGTCCCTTCCAGGGTATGAATCAAGTTTCAGTTATGCCATCTCGATCGAGTATGGAAAGGCTATGCTTGAGGAGTTGGGATTGACGTTACGATAG
- a CDS encoding alpha/beta hydrolase: protein MSDNMKKYPVHEDFHTLQMSIPFYAPLLPLLQRLTRSAYVRRSIPETLMHKRETCIAHDGYPITIELFSPKSIEPNAPCILFLHGGAFALPAADHHKQLIIDFALGCSCKVVMADYRLAPRYPYPYGLEDCFSVYRWIEEHTKELSIDPGRIAIYGDSAGGALASGLTHLIRDRSQQIPQFQMLIYPVLDARLSTDSMQQYVDTPIWNAKLNAKMWKLYLAGEKDSYASPNEITSLEGLPNTYIEVNEFDCLRDEAIEYANKLKKTGIDVYLVKTEGTVHGFELNYKSSYTQMIIGQRIAYIKEQFALR from the coding sequence GTGAGTGACAACATGAAGAAGTATCCGGTACATGAAGATTTTCATACGTTGCAGATGAGTATTCCTTTCTATGCACCTTTACTACCATTGCTGCAAAGGTTGACCCGCTCTGCATATGTACGGCGATCCATCCCTGAGACACTCATGCATAAGAGAGAAACCTGTATTGCTCATGATGGATATCCCATAACAATAGAGTTGTTCAGTCCCAAGTCTATTGAGCCAAATGCTCCTTGCATTCTCTTCTTACATGGAGGGGCATTTGCACTCCCTGCTGCCGACCACCATAAGCAATTGATCATTGATTTTGCTCTCGGATGCTCTTGCAAAGTAGTCATGGCTGATTATCGATTGGCACCAAGGTATCCATACCCTTACGGACTGGAAGACTGCTTTTCAGTCTATCGCTGGATAGAAGAACACACAAAGGAACTCTCCATCGATCCTGGTCGTATCGCAATCTATGGGGATAGTGCTGGAGGTGCGCTGGCCTCAGGATTGACGCATTTGATCAGGGATCGCTCACAGCAGATACCACAGTTCCAGATGCTTATCTATCCGGTCCTGGATGCAAGGCTATCCACTGATTCCATGCAGCAATATGTTGATACCCCTATCTGGAACGCAAAGCTCAATGCCAAGATGTGGAAACTCTACCTTGCAGGGGAAAAGGATTCATACGCCTCCCCAAATGAGATTACCTCATTGGAAGGATTGCCAAATACCTATATTGAGGTCAATGAGTTCGACTGTCTCAGGGATGAGGCAATCGAGTACGCAAACAAACTCAAAAAAACGGGTATTGACGTATATCTGGTGAAAACTGAGGGGACTGTCCATGGGTTTGAGCTGAACTATAAAAGCAGCTATACCCAAATGATCATAGGCCAACGGATAGCGTATATAAAGGAGCAGTTTGCCTTAAGATGA
- a CDS encoding alpha/beta fold hydrolase, with amino-acid sequence MLVLIISLVVLLSSCTTTYVGEAETGIVQIPSRDGYLIEGFLSMPDDGNAETLVVYVNGSGPNTYDNKRMLDEKKQFTYFDLFRDEFNARDIAFFSYNTRGVTSSDEPPYFTSVDDIVYRSYTPHASVNDVVAIVEQLREYKGLQNAKVLLLGWSEGTLIAPLVSLKTDVDVLILCGFMYDDMMSILDWQQTGGSSMVFYRNYFDYNKDGIVSPEEFAEDRNGIAAHFGVTYDYMDQDKSGVMDEKDFAIMLEPTRNELYRAIEERDREYLKHSYGVYLTPEWFDAHKMMPTNQEILPFVDIPIHIIHGTFDQNARVEGVYEVKELFEQLGKENLTISVHEGYNHDLNYMDYVFTEEIPEGLAEIFTTAETL; translated from the coding sequence ATGTTGGTTCTGATTATTTCATTGGTTGTGCTTCTTTCGAGTTGTACCACCACGTACGTAGGCGAAGCAGAGACAGGGATTGTGCAAATACCCTCACGTGATGGGTACTTAATCGAAGGATTCCTCTCCATGCCCGATGATGGGAATGCTGAAACGCTGGTTGTGTATGTCAATGGTTCTGGCCCGAATACCTATGATAACAAGCGAATGCTGGATGAGAAAAAACAGTTCACCTATTTTGATCTCTTCCGCGATGAGTTCAATGCACGTGATATAGCATTCTTCAGTTACAATACCCGTGGGGTCACCTCTTCAGATGAACCACCGTACTTTACTTCAGTTGATGACATTGTCTACAGAAGCTATACGCCTCATGCAAGTGTGAATGATGTTGTTGCAATTGTTGAACAGCTGAGAGAGTACAAAGGGCTACAGAATGCAAAGGTCCTCCTCCTGGGATGGAGTGAAGGTACCTTGATCGCTCCCTTGGTGTCACTGAAGACGGATGTTGACGTACTCATCCTCTGTGGCTTTATGTATGACGATATGATGAGTATTCTCGATTGGCAGCAAACAGGTGGGTCAAGTATGGTCTTCTACCGCAACTACTTTGACTACAACAAGGATGGGATTGTATCACCCGAGGAATTTGCTGAAGACAGAAACGGGATTGCAGCACATTTCGGTGTTACCTATGACTACATGGACCAGGACAAGAGCGGAGTCATGGATGAAAAAGATTTTGCCATCATGCTAGAACCAACCAGGAATGAGCTATACCGGGCCATCGAAGAGAGAGATCGAGAGTACTTAAAGCATTCCTATGGGGTATATCTTACCCCAGAATGGTTTGATGCACACAAGATGATGCCCACCAACCAAGAAATCCTTCCATTTGTTGACATTCCGATCCATATCATCCATGGGACCTTTGACCAGAACGCTCGGGTAGAGGGCGTCTATGAAGTCAAGGAATTGTTTGAGCAATTGGGAAAAGAGAACCTAACCATCTCTGTCCATGAAGGGTACAACCATGATCTGAACTACATGGACTATGTTTTCACTGAAGAAATACCTGAAGGATTAGCTGAAATTTTTACTACAGCTGAAACATTGTAA
- a CDS encoding GGDEF domain-containing protein, whose product MNYLIQFQINIFAFAILVILYLFMQKSRIKTFSKHLINWSLVTTSIAIIDEPLTWIFDGQQFFGAFFLEYSTNFLLYLIGPVIGGLLMSYVDFRMFHDRKRVHNRWYYQQASLLTLLILIMNTFLPLYFSVNPDTNSYRSEPFKFIHYILLGLLYGYFFVFVTTHRKKITRNETLIYQFFFFIPIAGMLLQLSNSKLHFSWTSIALALFVIYVFLESTPSDEDYLTKLYNRNSYDAYIQHLLQGNKQFSLIVFDLNYFKEINDKYGHEMGDYTLICFAKALKRAFAHKGLAFRLGGDEFAAIFESGNVEAIIEMMKRHLQQNDNPLINNLRFSYGYHSPLPGMTADELSNIADHKMYVQKQEMKKNDPRGMR is encoded by the coding sequence ATGAACTATCTGATTCAGTTCCAGATCAACATATTTGCCTTCGCTATCTTGGTGATCCTCTATCTATTCATGCAGAAATCACGGATCAAGACATTCAGCAAACATCTCATCAATTGGTCCTTGGTAACAACCAGTATCGCCATCATCGATGAACCACTGACATGGATTTTTGATGGGCAGCAATTCTTTGGTGCATTTTTCCTTGAATACTCCACCAACTTCCTGCTCTACCTGATCGGCCCAGTCATCGGGGGATTGCTCATGTCCTATGTGGATTTCAGGATGTTTCATGACAGGAAGAGAGTCCACAATAGATGGTACTATCAGCAAGCAAGCCTTCTTACACTTCTCATACTTATCATGAACACCTTCTTGCCTCTCTATTTCTCTGTAAACCCTGATACCAACAGCTATAGAAGTGAACCATTCAAGTTCATCCACTACATCTTGCTCGGTTTGCTGTATGGATATTTTTTCGTGTTTGTCACCACCCATAGAAAAAAGATCACCCGCAATGAAACCTTGATTTATCAGTTTTTCTTTTTCATTCCCATAGCCGGAATGTTGCTCCAACTCAGTAATTCCAAGTTACATTTTTCCTGGACATCAATTGCATTGGCACTGTTTGTTATCTATGTATTCCTCGAATCCACACCCTCCGATGAGGATTACCTAACCAAACTCTACAACCGAAACAGTTATGATGCATATATACAGCACCTGCTTCAAGGAAACAAACAGTTCTCACTGATTGTGTTTGACCTGAACTATTTCAAGGAGATCAATGACAAATATGGCCATGAAATGGGAGACTATACATTGATCTGCTTTGCCAAGGCACTCAAGAGAGCATTTGCCCACAAGGGACTTGCCTTCAGACTTGGAGGGGATGAATTTGCAGCAATATTCGAGTCTGGTAATGTTGAAGCTATCATCGAGATGATGAAGAGGCATTTGCAGCAGAATGACAACCCACTCATCAATAACCTACGTTTCAGCTACGGGTACCACTCACCACTGCCTGGGATGACTGCTGATGAGCTAAGCAATATTGCAGACCATAAGATGTATGTACAGAAGCAAGAGATGAAAAAGAACGATCCCAGGGGGATGAGATAG
- a CDS encoding LacI family DNA-binding transcriptional regulator encodes MASPTIKDVARAANVSIATVSRVLNHGDSVNIHTQKKVLDAMDTLGYNRNEVARSLKFRHTKTIGIIAPELSNIFFMEVVEAMERCLAPHGYSLIITSSNDSVEEEKRKLQIFIERNVDGIVVMPAGADGRHFQTNALSRIPLVMVDRCIEGLKVDFVETDSRYGVRQMIKALKHEGYKRIGYIGGDLSIHTAHERLYAYLEAMKEQGLTVENRFVYHQDAMTQASGRYLLRQALLEVDYPEAFFIANDSLHLGATIQAIEMLSPHQLEQLVFASFDYLSYAPLLKLCHYAVAQPCEKIGREVSTLLLKRLGGSWEDFPEHVKLRPEIKVIRANGGIPYPMTERESDTWPIA; translated from the coding sequence ATGGCATCCCCTACCATCAAAGATGTTGCAAGAGCAGCGAATGTGTCTATTGCTACAGTTTCTCGTGTCCTCAACCATGGGGATTCTGTAAACATACACACACAAAAAAAAGTATTGGACGCCATGGATACGCTTGGCTACAACCGTAATGAGGTGGCACGTTCCCTCAAGTTTCGGCATACCAAGACGATCGGTATTATCGCTCCAGAACTCTCCAACATCTTTTTCATGGAAGTTGTCGAGGCAATGGAACGCTGCCTGGCTCCGCACGGATATTCATTGATCATCACCTCTTCCAACGATTCAGTGGAAGAGGAGAAGCGAAAGCTCCAGATATTCATTGAACGCAATGTGGATGGGATTGTGGTGATGCCGGCAGGGGCAGATGGCCGTCACTTCCAGACAAACGCACTGTCAAGAATCCCTTTGGTCATGGTCGACCGATGTATCGAAGGACTCAAGGTTGACTTCGTGGAGACCGACAGCCGATATGGGGTTCGTCAGATGATCAAGGCGCTCAAGCATGAAGGATATAAGCGAATCGGGTATATCGGTGGAGACCTCAGTATCCATACGGCACATGAACGATTGTACGCATATCTGGAGGCAATGAAAGAGCAGGGTCTGACAGTCGAAAATCGATTTGTCTATCATCAGGATGCAATGACCCAGGCCTCTGGGCGGTATCTCCTCAGGCAAGCACTTCTTGAAGTAGATTATCCAGAAGCCTTTTTCATTGCCAATGATTCCCTGCATCTAGGGGCAACCATCCAAGCCATAGAGATGCTATCCCCTCATCAGCTGGAGCAACTGGTATTCGCAAGTTTTGACTATCTCAGCTATGCTCCCTTACTCAAGCTCTGCCATTATGCAGTTGCACAACCTTGTGAAAAGATTGGGAGAGAAGTCTCCACCCTTCTTCTAAAAAGGCTGGGTGGCAGTTGGGAAGACTTTCCGGAGCATGTGAAGCTTCGTCCGGAAATAAAGGTGATTCGGGCAAATGGGGGCATCCCCTACCCCATGACAGAGAGAGAATCAGACACCTGGCCTATTGCATAG
- a CDS encoding ABC transporter substrate-binding protein, with amino-acid sequence MKKTLVVLMVLVLLTSTVLFAEGVKEQKPYIAVVSKGEQHDFWQQVKLGANAAAADYGVDITFEGPPSESDVQIQVEMLNNAMAKNPVAIALAALNTSSVLDQLQQAKSQGIPVIGFDSGVPEAPEGSIWANASTNNYAAAGMAAQKMFEVIKGKIEAASIAKPVKIVVMNQDASGESLLSRGKGFRDTMIKLIDENTSLGKSDIAVIGNTAYIAADSPTKGRKVFIEMIVPASAAMTDATNAAQAMLNKVTSDNVLGIFCSNEATVKGLLAATNDGATLKSNSAFKDVVVIGYDAGAAQKNAVRQQYFLGSITQDPYQIGYKAVELAYKAYKGEPVADVDTGAKFYNYQNMDDADIKGLIYD; translated from the coding sequence ATGAAGAAGACCTTAGTCGTTCTAATGGTTCTAGTGTTGCTTACTTCCACTGTTCTGTTTGCGGAAGGAGTAAAGGAGCAAAAGCCTTATATCGCTGTTGTTTCAAAAGGGGAACAACATGATTTCTGGCAGCAAGTGAAACTGGGTGCCAATGCGGCTGCTGCAGATTATGGGGTTGATATTACCTTTGAAGGCCCTCCTTCAGAAAGTGATGTACAAATCCAAGTTGAGATGCTCAATAATGCAATGGCAAAGAACCCTGTGGCAATTGCCTTGGCAGCATTGAATACCAGCAGTGTGCTTGACCAGCTTCAGCAGGCCAAGAGCCAAGGTATTCCTGTCATCGGATTTGACTCTGGCGTACCAGAAGCTCCAGAAGGTTCAATCTGGGCAAATGCATCAACCAACAACTATGCCGCAGCAGGTATGGCTGCCCAGAAGATGTTCGAAGTGATCAAAGGCAAAATTGAAGCTGCTTCGATCGCCAAGCCCGTCAAGATTGTCGTCATGAATCAGGACGCTTCAGGTGAATCGCTGCTTAGCCGTGGAAAGGGCTTCAGAGACACCATGATCAAGTTGATTGACGAGAACACTTCACTTGGAAAGAGTGATATTGCAGTAATTGGAAACACGGCCTACATTGCTGCAGACAGCCCAACCAAGGGAAGAAAAGTCTTTATTGAGATGATTGTCCCCGCTTCTGCCGCCATGACTGATGCAACCAATGCAGCACAGGCAATGCTGAACAAGGTGACCAGTGACAATGTTCTGGGAATCTTCTGTTCCAATGAAGCAACGGTCAAGGGTCTTCTTGCTGCAACCAACGATGGAGCAACCTTGAAGAGCAATTCCGCATTCAAGGATGTGGTGGTTATCGGGTATGATGCAGGCGCTGCACAGAAGAATGCGGTTCGCCAGCAATACTTCCTCGGTTCCATTACCCAAGACCCCTACCAGATTGGATACAAAGCAGTCGAACTGGCATACAAAGCCTACAAGGGTGAACCTGTTGCTGATGTCGACACCGGTGCAAAGTTCTACAACTATCAGAACATGGATGATGCAGACATCAAGGGTTTGATCTACGATTGA
- a CDS encoding ABC transporter permease — protein MKTKDLVELKKKKGLNLQKLLAPLALVIIYAFFALFGRNFFSYTTLVNILDSSYYIGFLAIGVTFVIITGGIDLSCGTVMMAATIIGGTAYKTWGWPMWISLILIIVVATSFGLFNGIMVSRLKLPPFIATLGTMMISLGTGSIVSNVRSATFPARGAEDSWFKGIFKFIAEDNTSYPTGAIVLFGTAFIAYIILTRTKMGRYIFAVGSNKEAARLSGIDVAKWEMMAYVISGFLAGIGGIAFAAVYTTVMPAQGQGFELYAIAGTVIGGTSLSGGAGSVFGTMIGVYIMSVLRAGLPSMDLQSQYQTFFTGVVVLGAVMLDIYRTKKSSEVRILSESDRYKEEMLLKISQLKAELSSADPAAKTEIEKKLAELRLEMRAQYRALRREEKTHRAELRKKEKAFVKR, from the coding sequence ATGAAAACGAAGGATTTGGTTGAGTTGAAAAAAAAGAAAGGATTGAATCTCCAAAAGTTGCTTGCACCACTGGCTCTCGTTATCATCTACGCATTCTTTGCGCTCTTTGGCAGGAACTTCTTCTCCTATACGACATTGGTAAACATCCTTGACTCTTCCTATTATATTGGGTTTCTGGCCATCGGGGTTACCTTTGTCATCATTACCGGTGGAATTGATCTCTCTTGTGGTACAGTGATGATGGCAGCGACAATCATCGGCGGAACAGCATACAAGACATGGGGATGGCCAATGTGGATTTCATTGATCCTCATCATTGTGGTTGCAACATCCTTTGGTCTTTTCAATGGCATCATGGTAAGCCGACTGAAGTTGCCACCTTTCATCGCAACCCTCGGTACCATGATGATCAGCTTGGGTACCGGATCCATTGTATCGAATGTGCGCAGTGCTACCTTCCCGGCTCGTGGGGCAGAAGATAGCTGGTTCAAGGGAATATTCAAGTTTATCGCGGAGGATAATACCTCCTACCCCACCGGTGCCATCGTACTCTTCGGTACAGCATTCATTGCTTATATCATTCTTACCAGAACAAAGATGGGGCGATATATTTTCGCCGTTGGATCAAACAAGGAAGCAGCACGTCTTAGCGGTATTGATGTCGCAAAATGGGAAATGATGGCCTATGTGATCAGCGGTTTCCTTGCCGGTATCGGCGGTATTGCCTTTGCTGCAGTCTACACCACCGTTATGCCTGCCCAAGGCCAGGGTTTTGAATTGTATGCTATAGCAGGAACCGTTATCGGGGGAACCAGTCTTAGTGGAGGTGCAGGTTCAGTCTTCGGGACAATGATTGGTGTGTATATTATGAGTGTATTACGCGCTGGATTGCCATCGATGGATCTACAGTCACAATACCAGACGTTCTTTACTGGTGTAGTTGTTCTGGGCGCTGTCATGCTCGATATCTATCGAACGAAAAAATCTTCTGAGGTTCGCATTCTCTCCGAGTCTGACAGGTACAAGGAGGAAATGCTGCTGAAGATCTCTCAACTGAAGGCAGAATTGTCCTCTGCTGATCCTGCAGCCAAAACAGAGATAGAGAAGAAACTTGCTGAGCTTCGTCTGGAAATGCGTGCACAATATCGTGCTCTGAGACGGGAAGAAAAAACACACAGAGCAGAGCTGCGCAAAAAAGAGAAGGCATTCGTAAAGAGATAA